The following are from one region of the Pseudodesulfovibrio piezophilus C1TLV30 genome:
- a CDS encoding Spy/CpxP family protein refolding chaperone: MKKNITITALATVLVLGMAAMSIAGPGYGHGRRGACGGNGPNSAYSQLSPEKQAAADKIFQKYADQMSELRTAMWTKHSTLQAMINGGDANEKKIGKLTSEISELRDKMRDMRGQMGEELAQATGITFAGGFGGCPSYGEDGCPGFGGPMGPGFGRGHGAHNGMY, translated from the coding sequence ATGAAGAAAAACATTACCATCACAGCTCTGGCCACAGTCCTGGTTCTCGGTATGGCAGCAATGTCAATTGCAGGTCCCGGTTACGGCCACGGTCGCCGAGGTGCTTGCGGCGGCAACGGTCCGAACTCGGCCTATAGCCAACTCTCGCCGGAAAAACAGGCTGCGGCTGACAAGATTTTTCAGAAGTACGCTGATCAGATGTCTGAATTACGGACCGCCATGTGGACCAAGCATTCCACACTGCAAGCCATGATCAACGGCGGCGATGCCAATGAAAAGAAAATTGGCAAGCTGACTTCAGAAATCTCCGAATTGCGTGACAAGATGCGCGACATGCGCGGGCAGATGGGTGAGGAACTGGCACAGGCTACCGGTATTACCTTTGCGGGCGGATTTGGCGGGTGCCCCTCATATGGCGAAGACGGGTGCCCCGGTTTTGGTGGCCCCATGGGGCCTGGATTTGGTCGCGGCCATGGTGCGCACAACGGCATGTACTAG
- a CDS encoding deoxycytidylate deaminase, which produces MPNRLPWPDYFMRIAHLVAQRSTCTRRAVGAIAVRDKRILATGYNGVPSNISHCEEVGCLREKLGIPSGQRHELCRGLHAEQNVIIQAATHGLDLKECDIYCTTKPCILCTKMLINCDVRSIFYAEDYNDELSEEMLKEAGVNYVYMQGEFI; this is translated from the coding sequence ATGCCCAATAGACTTCCCTGGCCCGATTATTTCATGCGCATTGCCCATCTTGTCGCACAGCGCTCCACCTGTACCCGCCGTGCGGTAGGAGCCATCGCTGTCCGTGACAAGCGAATCCTTGCCACCGGATACAACGGGGTTCCCTCCAATATTTCTCACTGCGAAGAAGTCGGCTGTCTCCGCGAAAAACTCGGTATCCCTTCTGGCCAACGCCATGAACTTTGCAGAGGGCTCCACGCGGAACAGAACGTCATCATCCAGGCTGCGACCCATGGACTCGATCTCAAGGAATGTGACATTTACTGTACCACCAAACCGTGTATCCTGTGTACCAAGATGCTCATCAACTGCGATGTGCGAAGCATCTTCTACGCCGAAGATTACAATGACGAGTTGTCAGAAGAAATGCTCAAGGAAGCGGGGGTGAATTATGTCTATATG
- a CDS encoding substrate-binding periplasmic protein has translation MGILLFILILPSLSTAGDFKAFITQLPPIKIIQDDKASGIASDVLIRIMEKAGFAFTIDDIVFAPWQESYDITRTTPKTICLGMARTESRIAEFKWVGPIYTAKLGLIASKKLHIPIKNFQEATSFRIGTIKGSAPEKILVQEGVPLENLTRFDHNDEAIRMLHSGQIDLLAFPKSSALYGMLQIGIDPNDYEMVLEFRDVDMYYAFYPLTDDIEILKIQTALDDLKKNGPNGISEYHEIISKYFRPSI, from the coding sequence ATGGGCATTCTGCTCTTTATCCTGATCCTTCCGTCTCTTTCGACGGCGGGAGATTTCAAAGCCTTCATCACCCAACTTCCTCCTATCAAAATTATTCAGGACGACAAAGCCTCGGGCATCGCCAGTGATGTCCTGATCCGAATTATGGAAAAAGCCGGATTCGCCTTCACAATTGACGATATAGTCTTCGCTCCCTGGCAGGAATCATACGACATAACCCGAACCACGCCAAAGACGATTTGCCTCGGTATGGCACGCACCGAATCCCGTATTGCAGAGTTTAAATGGGTCGGCCCGATTTATACGGCGAAACTTGGCCTCATCGCTTCGAAAAAACTTCATATCCCCATTAAAAATTTCCAGGAAGCCACTTCATTTCGCATAGGCACAATCAAGGGAAGTGCCCCGGAAAAGATCCTCGTACAAGAGGGCGTGCCCCTGGAAAATCTGACTCGATTTGATCATAATGATGAGGCGATTCGAATGCTCCACTCAGGGCAGATCGACCTTCTCGCCTTTCCTAAATCATCAGCCCTGTACGGCATGTTGCAAATAGGCATTGATCCAAACGATTATGAAATGGTTTTGGAATTCCGCGACGTGGATATGTATTATGCCTTTTATCCACTGACTGACGACATCGAAATCCTTAAAATCCAGACAGCTCTGGATGACCTGAAAAAGAACGGACCAAACGGCATCAGTGAATATCACGAAATCATTTCCAAATACTTCCGCCCATCCATCTGA